Proteins co-encoded in one Ignavibacteria bacterium genomic window:
- a CDS encoding M1 family metallopeptidase, producing the protein MPRPVFSLLLFLLLYIPSLVAQNSDLFIFREFQNAVKKGTRTFDGVPGEKYWTNSAKYNIKAALEPVTGKISGSEIIEYSNNSPDDLKSLVFNFYPDVYKKGAQRNVKFQPEDITEGMVIHELKINGTDVPAAKIQRNKALGLVKLSEPLKKGTTAKIEVKWEFTMPKNPDDRIGTYGDSSYFVAYWYPQVAVYDDISGWDMVGYEGEHEFYTDNCSFEVELNVPNGILVWATGDLKNGSEIYSKECLKKLEDLKNHDNVTVICQPEEVKNILLPGKTHTWKFTAKDVPDFSFTVANAVRWEAVNLKLENGKRNVLINSVYSPGDTLTPEVINLSKHIIKYFSEVFPAVPYPYDYMTVFNGSGGMEFPMMVNQDTENDRWLTTYVTTHEIAHMYFPFLTGTNEKRFSWLDEGMAVYLPLSEQTNIFPGLKYDEISAANLSRNMGTQSDVPLMVPSTFVYGPAHMMGAYSKSGIAFLILEDIIGKDAMRTALQTFIKTWTHKHPTPYDFFFSINKSTGKNLDWFWKPWFFEFGYPSLILNDSEANSKRKFEVVKKGNCPVPIHLEIEYADGSKETVTRTAEVWKNGEKSVTFDLKGNKEVKKISLGSPKIPNAVIQ; encoded by the coding sequence ATGCCAAGACCCGTTTTTTCATTACTGTTATTTTTACTCCTCTATATACCCTCTTTGGTTGCCCAAAATTCAGATCTCTTCATTTTCCGTGAATTTCAAAATGCGGTTAAGAAGGGAACGCGCACTTTTGACGGTGTGCCCGGTGAAAAATACTGGACCAATTCCGCGAAGTATAACATCAAAGCCGCTCTGGAACCGGTAACGGGGAAAATAAGCGGGAGCGAAATAATAGAGTATTCAAACAACAGTCCCGATGACCTTAAATCCCTTGTTTTCAATTTCTATCCCGATGTCTATAAAAAAGGGGCACAGCGAAATGTAAAATTCCAACCCGAAGATATCACCGAGGGGATGGTCATCCATGAATTAAAAATAAACGGAACTGATGTGCCCGCTGCCAAAATCCAACGAAACAAAGCACTCGGGCTCGTCAAACTGTCCGAACCTCTTAAGAAAGGTACTACTGCGAAAATAGAAGTGAAATGGGAATTTACCATGCCTAAAAATCCCGATGACAGAATAGGTACCTATGGCGATTCATCTTATTTCGTTGCCTACTGGTACCCTCAGGTGGCAGTTTACGATGATATTTCAGGTTGGGATATGGTCGGATACGAAGGTGAACACGAGTTTTACACCGATAACTGCAGTTTTGAAGTGGAATTGAATGTACCAAACGGGATACTCGTTTGGGCTACCGGTGACCTTAAAAATGGTTCGGAAATCTATTCCAAAGAATGCCTCAAGAAACTGGAAGACCTCAAAAACCACGACAATGTAACAGTCATCTGCCAACCGGAAGAAGTAAAAAATATTCTGTTGCCCGGTAAAACACATACTTGGAAATTTACAGCAAAAGATGTACCCGATTTCAGTTTTACAGTGGCAAATGCCGTCAGATGGGAAGCTGTAAATCTGAAACTTGAAAACGGAAAAAGGAATGTCCTTATTAACTCTGTTTATTCACCCGGCGATACACTCACTCCCGAAGTAATAAATCTGTCGAAGCACATAATAAAATATTTTTCCGAAGTCTTTCCGGCCGTCCCTTATCCATACGATTACATGACTGTCTTCAACGGAAGTGGCGGGATGGAATTTCCTATGATGGTGAATCAGGACACCGAGAATGACCGTTGGCTGACTACCTATGTTACCACTCATGAAATCGCACACATGTATTTTCCATTCCTTACGGGCACAAATGAAAAACGGTTTTCATGGCTCGACGAAGGGATGGCTGTTTACCTCCCGCTGAGCGAACAGACAAATATTTTCCCCGGATTGAAATATGACGAAATCAGTGCTGCAAACCTCAGCAGGAACATGGGAACTCAGAGTGATGTCCCTCTGATGGTGCCTTCCACATTTGTATACGGTCCGGCCCACATGATGGGTGCCTATTCAAAATCAGGTATCGCATTTCTGATTCTCGAAGATATCATCGGAAAAGATGCCATGCGTACAGCATTGCAAACTTTTATCAAAACATGGACACATAAACACCCGACACCCTACGATTTTTTCTTCTCAATAAACAAATCAACAGGTAAAAACCTCGACTGGTTTTGGAAACCATGGTTCTTCGAGTTCGGTTATCCGTCCCTGATCTTAAACGACAGCGAAGCAAACTCCAAACGAAAATTTGAAGTGGTTAAAAAAGGTAACTGCCCTGTGCCGATCCATCTTGAAATTGAATATGCCGATGGTTCAAAAGAAACTGTAACCAGAACCGCTGAAGTTTGGAAGAATGGTGAGAAATCAGTAACTTTCGACCTCAAAGGAAATAAAGAAGTCAAGAAAATTTCCCTTGGATCACCTAAGATTCCTAATGCAGTAATCCAATAA
- a CDS encoding T9SS type A sorting domain-containing protein, with the protein MKSCKILLFLIVFSTQVLPQFQNIRMSTTTASSPNEVSIAINPTNPDIIVGGANISYFYVSTNRGATWTQKQMTSTLGVWGDPCLLYDHRGYLYYGHLSNPTVGYWIDRIVVQRSTNNGTTWNDGAGVGLTPPKEQDKEWLAADYHSPLYKGNIYMSWTEFDNYGSGSVSDSSRILFSRSTDAGITWSTPVKLSDRSGDCVDEDNTVEGAVPAVGPNGEVYVSWTGPHGIMFDKSLDGGLTFGNDRFVATHPGGWDYSVPGIYRANGLTVTVCDTSRGIHRGNIYINWSDQGAGSTNTDVFIARSTDGGNTWSAPIKVNNDNTTRHQFFCWLTVDQATGVLYSIFYDRRNTTSNLTDVFVAKSVDGGLTWENFKVSETSFNPSPAVFFGDYTGISAFQGRVYPIWMRADNTTMSIWTAPFFDSAAVLPVELTGFSASVEESKIFLEWQTATEVNNRGFEVERAKMATAFDKNLTWSTVGFVKGKGTSLFPSRYYFEDERQSPGFYKYRLKQIDLNGDFSYSNELLIDLANPYAYALFQNYPNPFNPSTVISYELPKPGWVSLKVYDITGNLVSTLVNGYKNAGVHEVDFDIISAKSSFSSGVYVYRMETDGFVASRKMIVIK; encoded by the coding sequence ATGAAATCGTGCAAGATATTGCTCTTTTTAATAGTTTTTTCGACACAGGTACTTCCGCAATTCCAGAATATCAGGATGTCAACAACGACAGCATCGAGCCCGAACGAGGTGTCGATAGCGATCAATCCGACCAATCCAGACATCATTGTTGGTGGAGCGAACATCAGTTATTTTTATGTTTCTACAAACAGGGGAGCCACATGGACGCAGAAACAGATGACTTCCACACTCGGTGTATGGGGTGATCCCTGCCTTTTATACGATCACCGCGGGTATCTCTACTACGGTCACCTCTCGAATCCTACCGTGGGATACTGGATCGACAGGATAGTCGTTCAAAGATCTACAAACAACGGAACAACCTGGAATGACGGTGCAGGTGTCGGACTTACTCCGCCTAAAGAGCAGGACAAAGAATGGCTGGCAGCAGATTATCACAGTCCTCTCTACAAAGGGAATATTTACATGTCATGGACAGAATTCGATAATTACGGGAGCGGTTCAGTCTCCGACAGTTCGAGGATTCTGTTCAGTAGAAGCACAGATGCGGGAATTACCTGGAGCACACCGGTAAAACTTAGTGACAGAAGTGGTGATTGTGTCGATGAAGACAATACAGTGGAGGGCGCGGTACCTGCAGTCGGTCCAAATGGAGAAGTTTATGTCTCTTGGACGGGTCCACACGGGATAATGTTTGACAAGTCACTTGATGGTGGCCTGACCTTTGGAAATGACAGATTTGTAGCCACCCACCCAGGTGGATGGGATTACTCTGTTCCCGGAATCTACCGTGCCAACGGGTTGACAGTAACAGTTTGCGACACTTCCCGGGGAATTCATCGTGGTAATATTTACATCAACTGGTCTGATCAGGGAGCAGGGTCGACAAACACGGATGTCTTCATCGCAAGATCCACAGACGGAGGAAACACCTGGAGTGCTCCGATCAAAGTAAACAACGACAACACAACAAGGCATCAATTTTTCTGCTGGCTTACTGTGGATCAGGCGACCGGAGTCCTGTATTCAATTTTTTATGACAGAAGAAACACCACCAGCAATCTTACTGATGTTTTTGTTGCCAAATCTGTTGATGGCGGGCTTACCTGGGAGAATTTTAAGGTTAGTGAAACCTCCTTTAACCCCTCACCGGCCGTGTTTTTCGGTGATTATACCGGAATATCAGCATTTCAAGGGAGAGTCTATCCAATTTGGATGAGAGCCGACAACACCACCATGTCAATTTGGACGGCCCCATTCTTTGATTCTGCAGCGGTTCTCCCTGTTGAGCTTACCGGTTTTTCTGCATCTGTGGAAGAGAGCAAGATTTTTCTCGAATGGCAGACTGCAACGGAAGTGAATAATCGTGGTTTCGAAGTGGAAAGGGCAAAAATGGCAACGGCTTTTGATAAAAACCTGACCTGGTCGACAGTGGGATTTGTTAAGGGCAAAGGGACTTCACTGTTTCCATCGAGGTATTATTTTGAGGATGAGAGACAATCTCCCGGATTTTACAAATACAGACTTAAACAAATAGATCTGAACGGTGATTTCTCATATTCAAATGAATTACTCATCGATTTAGCCAATCCCTACGCTTATGCACTTTTCCAGAACTACCCCAATCCATTTAATCCGTCCACGGTTATTTCATACGAATTACCGAAACCTGGTTGGGTATCATTGAAAGTTTATGATATTACCGGAAACCTTGTGTCCACTCTAGTGAACGGATACAAAAATGCGGGAGTACATGAGGTTGATTTTGATATCATTTCTGCAAAATCAAGTTTCTCATCAGGTGTTTATGTTTACAGGATGGAGACCGACGGGTTTGTTGCTTCGCGGAAAATGATAGTAATTAAATAA
- a CDS encoding pyridoxine 5'-phosphate synthase: MRFCLNIDHFATIRNARGGSQPDPVLAALIAEQAGADGIVVHLREDRRHIKDRDVILLRQLVKTKLDLEMAANDEIIKIACDIKPEMATIVPEKRQELTTEGGLDVIANLQSLKDCNARLKDAGIKVSLFIEPLNEQIDAALESGADMIEIHTGVYSEAKTEEKIVEELDKIEAAALYAHKNGLVVNAGHGLDYHNIKLFRSIHTIDEVSIGHAVVARAMFVGIDNAVREMINLIKIGVQ, from the coding sequence ATGCGTTTTTGCTTAAATATAGATCATTTTGCAACCATTAGAAATGCCAGGGGTGGCAGCCAGCCCGACCCTGTTTTGGCTGCACTAATCGCAGAGCAGGCAGGAGCAGATGGAATTGTTGTACATCTGCGTGAAGACAGGCGGCATATCAAGGACAGAGATGTTATTTTGTTGAGACAATTAGTAAAAACAAAGCTTGACCTTGAAATGGCAGCAAATGATGAGATTATCAAAATTGCCTGCGATATCAAACCGGAGATGGCGACCATTGTTCCTGAAAAGAGGCAGGAACTGACCACTGAAGGAGGACTTGATGTGATCGCAAATCTTCAGTCATTGAAAGATTGTAATGCGAGATTGAAAGATGCCGGAATAAAGGTTTCACTCTTTATTGAACCGTTGAATGAGCAGATTGATGCAGCACTCGAGTCGGGTGCGGACATGATTGAAATTCATACAGGAGTTTATTCCGAAGCAAAAACGGAGGAAAAGATTGTAGAAGAACTCGACAAGATTGAGGCGGCAGCCCTTTACGCTCATAAAAACGGACTTGTTGTAAACGCAGGACATGGACTGGATTATCACAACATCAAACTTTTCAGATCAATCCATACGATAGATGAAGTGAGTATCGGGCATGCCGTAGTTGCAAGAGCAATGTTTGTCGGCATTGATAATGCGGTAAGAGAAATGATAAACCTTATCAAGATTGGTGTTCAATAA
- a CDS encoding endonuclease III, whose product MKAKIKKIDSLLREYYGEPQRSDHFQDPLDVLIGTILSQNTNDKNSWKAYKNLKENFRDWEEIRNLSREDLEEQIKVAGLGRQKSAAILEVLNDLQEKRGTLNLEHTRRMGDTEILDELTSYKGVGVKTASCVLLFSLRRNVCPVDTHVNRIVNRVGLVKSNQPEKTFRLLFGKIPDGLAHSFHSNLILLGREFCRPQNPDCIHCPLLNVCKFEDKNLHSDEKKYSHNDFLLLDRL is encoded by the coding sequence ATGAAAGCGAAAATAAAAAAGATTGACAGTCTGCTCCGTGAATATTACGGGGAGCCACAGAGAAGTGACCATTTTCAGGATCCGTTGGATGTGCTGATTGGTACGATTTTGTCGCAAAACACAAATGACAAAAATTCCTGGAAGGCGTATAAAAATCTGAAGGAAAATTTCAGGGATTGGGAAGAAATAAGAAATTTGAGCCGGGAGGATTTGGAAGAGCAGATAAAAGTTGCGGGATTGGGGAGGCAGAAATCTGCGGCAATTCTTGAAGTTTTGAATGATTTACAGGAAAAACGGGGAACTCTCAATCTAGAGCACACCAGACGAATGGGGGATACTGAAATACTTGATGAGCTCACCTCTTACAAAGGGGTCGGTGTAAAAACTGCCTCGTGTGTTTTGCTTTTTTCGTTGAGGAGGAATGTTTGTCCGGTGGATACACATGTGAACAGAATAGTTAACCGTGTTGGACTTGTAAAAAGCAATCAGCCGGAAAAGACTTTCAGACTTCTGTTTGGAAAAATACCTGACGGGCTGGCTCACAGTTTTCACAGCAATCTGATTTTACTCGGAAGGGAGTTTTGCAGACCGCAGAATCCTGATTGCATCCATTGTCCCCTTCTTAATGTTTGCAAGTTTGAGGACAAAAACCTTCATTCTGATGAGAAAAAATATTCTCACAACGATTTTTTGCTTTTGGACAGGTTGTAG
- a CDS encoding T9SS type A sorting domain-containing protein — MKTFTRILPFFLFITLFCFTDQLFSQNHETSIGRAPATKGPVKEISKNDNLATTIAYGSDGIGNLWFSAAIPAGTLTQIGPNGGFLHMGGDFDGQGVFYAINGNLNALITVNYLTGAETVVGVITGVTAGLTVTSISWNPADSKMYLSASNLTTSFLYTINLTTAAATLVGEITNAPCIIAIGINCTGEIYGVDIVTDSLVSINPGTGAGTVLGALNFDANYAQDVDFDFATNTLYLAAYNNTAMSGELRTANLTNGSTALVLGWPGVELTSFGIQGSCGPVPVELNRFEAVPKDGQVELQWATSTETNNKGFSIERKSADVFIEVGFVQGAGTTTEMKQYSFTDRNFPAGTQIYRLRQIDLDGTVALSSEVTVEVGAPTTFSLDQNYPNPFNPSTTIEYKIARSGKVMITVYDLLGRELEVLVDEMMTPGSYSVKFDASGYSSGIYLYKLESSGFVQTRKLIIMK; from the coding sequence ATGAAAACCTTCACAAGAATCCTCCCTTTTTTCCTGTTTATTACATTATTCTGTTTTACTGATCAGTTATTTTCCCAAAATCATGAAACCTCCATTGGCAGGGCTCCGGCTACAAAGGGTCCTGTAAAAGAGATCTCCAAAAACGATAATTTGGCAACAACAATCGCCTATGGCAGCGATGGAATTGGTAATCTGTGGTTTAGTGCCGCAATTCCAGCAGGTACTCTTACACAGATTGGACCCAACGGTGGATTTCTGCATATGGGTGGAGATTTTGACGGGCAGGGAGTCTTCTACGCGATAAATGGTAACCTCAACGCACTTATAACCGTAAATTATTTGACCGGAGCTGAAACTGTGGTTGGTGTAATTACAGGCGTTACCGCAGGACTAACGGTCACCTCCATTAGTTGGAATCCTGCGGACTCCAAAATGTACCTAAGTGCCTCAAATTTAACGACTTCATTTCTGTACACAATAAATTTAACCACTGCTGCTGCAACTCTTGTCGGCGAAATTACAAACGCTCCGTGTATTATCGCAATTGGAATAAATTGCACCGGTGAGATTTATGGGGTTGATATAGTGACAGACAGTCTGGTGTCAATAAATCCCGGAACAGGTGCCGGAACAGTATTGGGAGCGTTGAACTTTGATGCGAATTATGCTCAGGATGTTGACTTTGACTTCGCTACAAACACTCTTTACCTTGCTGCCTACAACAATACTGCAATGTCTGGTGAACTGCGTACAGCAAATTTAACCAATGGCTCAACCGCCTTGGTACTGGGCTGGCCCGGCGTTGAACTGACTTCATTTGGAATTCAGGGAAGCTGCGGTCCTGTCCCCGTTGAATTAAACCGTTTCGAGGCTGTTCCTAAAGACGGTCAGGTTGAACTGCAATGGGCAACTTCCACCGAAACCAACAATAAAGGCTTCAGCATCGAAAGAAAATCTGCCGATGTTTTTATCGAAGTTGGCTTTGTTCAGGGAGCCGGAACCACTACTGAAATGAAGCAATACAGTTTTACTGACAGAAATTTTCCGGCAGGAACTCAGATTTACAGACTTCGTCAAATCGATCTCGACGGTACTGTTGCTCTAAGTTCAGAAGTGACTGTCGAAGTTGGAGCTCCCACAACTTTCAGTCTCGATCAAAATTATCCCAATCCTTTCAATCCGTCAACCACAATTGAATACAAGATCGCAAGAAGCGGGAAAGTAATGATCACCGTTTATGACCTGCTCGGAAGGGAATTGGAGGTACTTGTGGATGAAATGATGACTCCTGGTAGTTACTCTGTGAAATTTGATGCCTCAGGTTATTCAAGCGGAATCTATCTCTACAAACTGGAATCTTCAGGATTTGTACAGACCCGCAAATTAATAATTATGAAGTAA
- a CDS encoding SUMF1/EgtB/PvdO family nonheme iron enzyme, protein MSLFSLRFLLLPVSILLLQSVTLAQKDSGYFASDGEFMRLVDGGTFKMGATEKEKYLISASVPQHTVTVSDYYISTTEVSLANFKKFIDETGYKTVAEIIDSSYIKTKDDFAFTKGINWRHNEWGYLRDSMFNDFPVFHVSWYDAIEFCNWLSKREGLNPVYTIDRSTIDTCNKSEYDKLKWSVTWNDNLPNPGYRLPTESEWEFAARGGNLSKGYFYSGSDEMSDVAVSENEHLIYKGSYPVAGNTPNELGIYNMSFNVMEWCWDWYADYSSSPKTNPKGAPSGNWRVKRGGAWYGLGFEGKPAYRNGYSSDTTFFCQGFRIARSKK, encoded by the coding sequence ATGTCCCTTTTTTCTTTAAGATTTCTCCTCCTCCCCGTTTCAATTTTATTATTGCAATCAGTCACCCTCGCACAGAAAGACTCGGGATATTTCGCTTCCGATGGTGAGTTCATGCGGCTTGTTGATGGCGGCACATTCAAAATGGGAGCCACTGAGAAAGAAAAATATCTTATTTCTGCATCAGTTCCTCAGCATACAGTAACCGTCTCTGACTATTACATCTCCACCACCGAAGTGTCGCTGGCAAATTTTAAAAAATTTATTGACGAAACGGGATATAAAACCGTGGCAGAGATAATTGACTCAAGCTATATAAAAACAAAGGATGATTTTGCGTTTACTAAAGGGATTAACTGGAGACACAACGAGTGGGGGTATCTCAGAGACAGCATGTTCAACGACTTCCCTGTCTTTCATGTAAGCTGGTACGACGCCATAGAATTTTGCAACTGGTTGAGCAAAAGAGAGGGTTTAAATCCTGTTTACACAATCGACAGATCCACTATCGACACTTGCAATAAAAGCGAATATGACAAGCTAAAATGGAGCGTAACCTGGAACGATAATCTCCCAAACCCCGGCTACAGGCTCCCCACTGAATCAGAGTGGGAATTCGCTGCAAGAGGCGGAAATCTGAGCAAAGGCTATTTTTACAGCGGAAGTGATGAAATGAGTGATGTAGCCGTATCAGAAAACGAACATCTTATCTATAAAGGTTCATACCCGGTCGCAGGAAACACCCCCAACGAACTGGGTATCTACAACATGAGTTTTAATGTGATGGAATGGTGCTGGGACTGGTATGCAGATTATAGCTCTTCACCAAAAACCAACCCAAAAGGTGCCCCCTCAGGTAACTGGCGGGTTAAGAGAGGCGGCGCATGGTACGGCCTCGGTTTCGAAGGAAAACCAGCCTACAGAAATGGCTATTCCTCAGACACCACATTTTTCTGTCAGGGCTTCAGAATAGCGAGGAGTAAAAAGTAG
- the glmM gene encoding phosphoglucosamine mutase translates to MPTLMVSISGIRGIVGDGLDPEILVKFTSAYAKWIGSGTVVIGRDSRITGAMVSAITAGALNALGINVVDIGIVPTPTVQFAVKTLGAQGGIAISASHNPNEWNALKLLNSTGQFMSPEEHNEMKKYLGQPAEYKPWDKIGHTTFNHEMLKNHKEKALLLPFIDVELIRSKKFKVVADCVNGAGVYVIPELLRDLGCEVIELNCEKTGIFPRLPEPLPENLVETMAKVKETGADLAVVVDPDADRLVLITDEGEPFSEENTISHVVKWVLSKNPGNVVVNLSTTRTVDDVAKAAGCEVFRSPVGEANVVQKMKETGAVIGGEGSGGVIYPALHYGRDSLVGVIITLQHLAEFGGKLSDLKRALPQYSIAKKKIDISGKSPDEVLAAMVEKYKHEKVNTDDGLRIDFPDHWVHFRKSNTEPIIRVIAETTSYDEAVKLCEKYFAEIISLL, encoded by the coding sequence ATGCCCACATTGATGGTCAGCATATCAGGAATCAGGGGAATTGTAGGCGATGGTCTCGATCCCGAAATACTGGTAAAATTTACATCCGCTTATGCCAAATGGATAGGAAGCGGAACAGTTGTAATCGGTCGCGATTCAAGAATAACAGGAGCGATGGTTAGTGCAATTACTGCCGGTGCCCTCAATGCTCTCGGAATTAATGTAGTAGATATCGGGATAGTTCCAACTCCGACCGTTCAGTTTGCAGTTAAAACTCTGGGAGCTCAGGGTGGAATTGCGATCTCGGCGAGTCACAATCCGAATGAGTGGAATGCTCTAAAACTTCTCAATTCAACAGGTCAGTTTATGTCGCCTGAAGAACACAATGAAATGAAAAAATACCTCGGGCAACCCGCTGAATACAAACCATGGGACAAAATCGGTCATACCACATTTAATCACGAAATGCTCAAAAACCATAAAGAGAAGGCGCTTTTGCTTCCCTTTATCGATGTGGAATTGATCAGATCAAAGAAATTTAAAGTTGTTGCCGATTGTGTGAATGGCGCAGGTGTTTATGTGATCCCCGAGTTGCTCCGTGACCTTGGTTGCGAAGTGATCGAATTAAATTGTGAAAAGACAGGCATCTTCCCGAGATTACCCGAACCACTTCCTGAGAACCTCGTTGAAACGATGGCAAAGGTGAAAGAAACGGGTGCAGATCTCGCTGTGGTTGTTGATCCCGATGCCGACCGCCTCGTTCTTATCACAGATGAAGGCGAACCTTTTAGTGAGGAAAACACCATTTCACATGTGGTTAAATGGGTACTTTCAAAAAATCCGGGAAATGTTGTTGTTAATCTCTCAACCACCAGAACCGTGGATGATGTTGCCAAAGCTGCAGGTTGCGAAGTGTTCCGCTCCCCCGTCGGAGAGGCAAATGTCGTACAAAAGATGAAAGAGACCGGTGCAGTTATAGGTGGAGAAGGAAGTGGAGGCGTTATTTATCCTGCACTTCACTACGGCAGAGACTCCCTGGTTGGTGTTATCATTACACTCCAGCATCTTGCTGAGTTTGGCGGAAAACTATCCGATCTGAAACGGGCTTTACCTCAATATAGCATTGCCAAAAAGAAAATTGATATCTCCGGTAAATCACCCGACGAAGTTCTGGCTGCCATGGTGGAAAAATATAAACACGAAAAAGTTAATACCGATGACGGTTTAAGAATCGACTTCCCGGATCACTGGGTCCATTTCAGAAAGTCAAATACTGAGCCAATCATTCGTGTCATAGCAGAAACCACTTCCTATGATGAAGCAGTGAAACTTTGTGAAAAATATTTCGCGGAAATAATCTCCCTTTTATAG
- a CDS encoding PAS domain-containing sensor histidine kinase, which produces MATFFYPDGETFEKPEITRIYEFTVKDLPDAVYWVDKDGKFVFVNPAASLMYGYSEDEFSAINVCDLASCSIEKWAEEFLTLKEAGSTTRETEQKSKSGSSIPVEVKSSYFELNGEGYACNVAKDLSIRKRALKELERSELKMRQLLLNSIDAILLTKPDGTIESANPSACKMFQRSEEEICRVGRSGIVDIIDPRLPLALEERAKTGKFFGELTGLLPDGTKFPIEVATAFYHIDGQPHSSMIVRDITLRKKVEAEIQLNSEKLAAINSTKDKFFSMISHDLRSPFHILLNFSQMLLEDADNLSREQIKHYADTLYKSISNLYGLLENLLNWSLVQRDKISFEPQELNLTFVIDQAFEIVSTTALKKEIVLVNGVLQDTLVFADKNMLTTIIQNLVSNGIKFSHRGGSILVTAVKSEDELVLIVSDKGVGIKESDLQALFEQNGNLQTSGTEREKGSGLGLALCREFAKRHGGSLEVISHPGEGSRFFVSFPVSKNGNGI; this is translated from the coding sequence ATGGCAACTTTTTTTTACCCCGACGGTGAAACATTTGAGAAACCGGAAATCACCCGAATCTACGAATTTACTGTCAAAGATTTGCCCGATGCCGTTTACTGGGTTGACAAGGATGGCAAATTCGTCTTCGTGAATCCTGCAGCATCTCTGATGTATGGCTATTCTGAAGATGAATTCTCCGCCATCAATGTTTGCGACCTGGCATCGTGCTCAATCGAGAAGTGGGCAGAAGAATTTCTTACTCTGAAAGAAGCCGGCTCCACTACCCGTGAAACCGAACAGAAGAGCAAGTCAGGATCATCAATCCCTGTTGAGGTTAAATCAAGTTATTTCGAACTCAACGGAGAAGGATACGCCTGTAATGTAGCCAAGGATCTTTCAATCCGAAAAAGGGCATTGAAGGAACTCGAAAGAAGTGAACTGAAGATGCGACAACTTCTTTTGAACAGCATTGACGCAATTCTTCTTACAAAACCCGACGGTACAATTGAATCTGCAAATCCCAGCGCCTGCAAAATGTTTCAAAGGAGCGAGGAAGAAATTTGCAGAGTCGGAAGATCAGGCATTGTTGACATCATAGACCCCAGGTTGCCCCTCGCTCTCGAGGAAAGGGCAAAGACGGGGAAATTTTTTGGTGAACTCACGGGCCTTTTACCTGACGGAACAAAATTTCCAATCGAGGTTGCAACCGCCTTTTATCACATCGACGGACAGCCTCATAGCAGTATGATAGTCAGGGATATCACCTTACGAAAAAAAGTTGAAGCCGAAATACAGCTAAACTCCGAAAAACTCGCTGCAATCAATTCAACGAAAGATAAATTCTTCTCGATGATTTCTCACGACCTCCGCAGCCCTTTTCATATTCTCTTAAATTTCTCTCAGATGCTCCTGGAAGATGCTGATAATTTATCCAGAGAGCAGATTAAGCACTACGCTGATACTCTTTACAAATCGATATCGAATTTATATGGACTTCTCGAAAATCTTTTAAACTGGTCTTTGGTACAAAGAGATAAAATCTCTTTCGAACCGCAGGAGTTAAATCTTACTTTCGTTATAGATCAGGCATTCGAAATAGTCTCTACAACGGCTCTTAAAAAAGAGATAGTTTTAGTGAATGGAGTTTTGCAGGATACGCTGGTTTTTGCTGACAAAAACATGCTCACGACAATCATTCAAAATCTCGTTTCGAACGGGATAAAGTTTAGTCACCGGGGTGGATCGATTCTGGTGACGGCTGTAAAAAGCGAAGACGAACTGGTTTTGATTGTCAGCGATAAGGGTGTCGGGATAAAAGAGTCTGACTTACAGGCATTGTTTGAACAAAACGGGAATCTTCAGACTTCCGGAACTGAACGAGAAAAGGGATCGGGTTTAGGACTCGCCCTTTGCAGGGAATTTGCAAAAAGACACGGCGGATCACTCGAGGTAATCAGTCACCCGGGAGAAGGCAGCCGGTTCTTTGTTTCATTCCCCGTGTCAAAGAATGGAAATGGTATTTGA